Below is a genomic region from Ascaphus truei isolate aAscTru1 chromosome 8, aAscTru1.hap1, whole genome shotgun sequence.
taggcaaacggcagctcacgcatgcgccagtcagcacgtcctgaacagcaataccggctccctacctctaACGAAGGTGGGCGCAAGCGGGGAGAATatggagcctgttacaaatgccttatttacatcagttatgcacatatatgacgattgcagtacagtacatgcatcgataagtggggaaaaggcagtgcttcactttaagtacattttcgctttacatacatgctccggtcccattgcgtacgttaatgtggggtatgcctgtactgcagcTCTGCTTTagcctgctgtgactggaggcgctgtcaccgaatGAAAAGAACCTGCGGATcacctaaaacctgtcctgttccccacaacatcgcagaagctcatctctcctggaccctcacaggtaacctgGACCACACATACCTGTAGCCTAAGCAAAATTTcccaaagggagagggggaagcagtgctacacaaGTTATGCATGGTACACACATCCATAACTAACTTAGCTTTCTATGTTAATTGTTCCAGaaacattaatgtgcaaaatacaCTAAATAAATGACATTAATATTCGCTTTGGGACCTGTATTTTCAGTAAGTGAAATATTATTTATCAAGATAGTTAACTTGCAATGAGTATAATATTCAAATCAACCCATCTGAACTGCATGCAGATCATTCCACACAAACCGCTTTGTTCAATCTCAATTTTGTACCAAAATAATTTGAGTAATTTGGATCTCTTTCCTTTTGCAGAAAAGTCTTGGTTCATACAATGCTAAACTGATTTCATCCATACTCGTCATTTCACAGATGATTGATGAGAATAAATCAGAAGACTATAGGTTCCTTTTTCCTATGCACTCTGTGATCGCTCAACCTAATTCTTATCATACAAAGCAATCTATGGCTTATCACAATGCAGTCAGCATTAATAGAGCATTCACACTGCTTCCTAGCAGATTAGAGAGTCAAACATCTTTAGATAAAACTATATTTAGAACAAACCTGTATCCTTCAGAGGAAAAAAAATGCCTGAATGTGAAGAAAGGATTTGCTTCCATTACAATAACAGCAAGAAGAAATGTTCCATCTACAAACCATGCTTTAAAGGAAATTACCAGTGACCCAGCTTCTTCTATGAGCAGAAGTAATGACTTGTTAATGAAAGGCCCTATTTCTTCAAACTTCATTGAACATGATCAGCACCGTAGACATTTATGTAACCAAGAATATTATGCACAGAGTTATAGAAGATGTGGAGTTTTTAATTCTCAGGAATGCTGCAGCACAAGTTACCCAGATTTCATTTCCAACCCAGAAAACAATAATGATTTTGTCCGCAATAACCACCACAACAGGATTTACATGTCCTGTGTTTACCTTACAACTCACCTGCAGTTTCCAGCAATTGTCTATTACGTAGACAGATCCCTTTCTTTACCTATTAGTCAACCCCAGATCACCGATCAAAAAATGCACAAATCAGCAATGCACTTTAAAATAAACCGCAGTCCTTCAAGAGCAGCGCCAGATAGCGTATATGGCACAGCTAGTAGGGAAACCATGGCGTTGCATAGACATTGTCTTCCTAACGATAACAGCACTACTATTggaaaagaaaacaaagaacTGAACCCAGTCCGAAATCAACCCCCTTTAATAAATGATCGGCTGACAGATAATACTACTTCACCGGAATTTCTCTCCAAAATTGAGTCAGTTACAGATCCATCTAGGAAAATTGAACAATCAAAATGTAAAGATGGCCAAGGAAACGAAGAAAAACAGCCAGATGGACATCCTACGGAGTCATGTACACATGTTTCTAACTGCCCACATATTAAAGGTGAGGCTGAATGACAATTATTGCCACATTTAAACTCTTATCTACTTTTATTATCCACCATATTTTTTTACATGGAGAAAATAATAATGTCATTGCCTTGTATATTGATGTTGACTAGAATGCAGCTTAAGGCCAGGCCAATATTTATACACATCCGAAGATTTCCACATGTGGTTTTCTTTTTTAGAAACAGACTTTAATAATAGAATTCCTTTGAAGGTATTTGTTTCTTGGAGAAGCCTTTTTTTCAGCACattgtatatatgtaaatatggtGCTTTGTGGAGCAAGCATTTGGATCATTATGCGTTCTGTACATTTTATAAAATGTAGCCAACTTTATTGCACCCATTATAAAGCATTAAATAGGCAATCCAAGcgcctttttaaaaaaatatatatattttttacacaggattgaagcaggagggtTTCCGAAGCTGAAGTCCATTCATTTCCGCTGTGGTAacaccctgcttccggagatacttacctccgtaggggttcagtcttcgactgtgccatctgtgctgaagcttggatatcctgaaaatctgacatgTTGGGTAGggggcttcaggactggagttgagaacccctgatttaCAGCATGTATTTGATTGTCACGTCGTTTTTGCTTTGCACTTTATTGTGTCACAACACACTATTTACattaatataacaaatatattacGTTTCACCAAGACGGGAGCTGGCTGGCTTTTTCATGCAATCACAGATATCAAGGGATCTGTTTAAGGAAATGAAAGggggaatgaaaaaaaaaataattgagcAGCAAAAGAGGCCCAGAGAACGAGAATGGGGATACT
It encodes:
- the C8H10orf90 gene encoding (E2-independent) E3 ubiquitin-conjugating enzyme FATS isoform X1: MPSQERIPVFPMCIKQRHMDFESKPAEQDIPKAKSFVTEVHLTLHYSFRKKACCFGLKGKTLNSTTNQNVQTILQDEAGENAHHNTKSLGSYNAKLISSILVISQMIDENKSEDYRFLFPMHSVIAQPNSYHTKQSMAYHNAVSINRAFTLLPSRLESQTSLDKTIFRTNLYPSEEKKCLNVKKGFASITITARRNVPSTNHALKEITSDPASSMSRSNDLLMKGPISSNFIEHDQHRRHLCNQEYYAQSYRRCGVFNSQECCSTSYPDFISNPENNNDFVRNNHHNRIYMSCVYLTTHLQFPAIVYYVDRSLSLPISQPQITDQKMHKSAMHFKINRSPSRAAPDSVYGTASRETMALHRHCLPNDNSTTIGKENKELNPVRNQPPLINDRLTDNTTSPEFLSKIESVTDPSRKIEQSKCKDGQGNEEKQPDGHPTESCTHVSNCPHIKASSQRTILKEVCAPGNDIYLQKHQSHDFINLVPERSTVTTFNVICGRQTSKLKKEKQDIHKENIPPNGFKRRDSIGKTGDCCEKNMQLPTVSEKIYIILQSGKFYKNKDISPEIMSLREALEHYRPDFLCKSQKRVLQLELMAQRRKQQNQDSTMSPRSPLQKLPLKTTYDRRKFFTVPHPLSDNLFKPKERAISEKEMQQRSKRIYNTLPEVTKKKEEEEKRMISESNRMRVELFKKKLLDQIHHRNVE
- the C8H10orf90 gene encoding (E2-independent) E3 ubiquitin-conjugating enzyme FATS isoform X2, translating into MPSQERIPVFPMCIKQRHMDFESKPAEQDIPKAKSFVTEVHLTLHYSFRKKACCFGLKGKTLNSTTNQNVQTILQDEAGENAHHNTKSLGSYNAKLISSILVISQMIDENKSEDYRFLFPMHSVIAQPNSYHTKQSMAYHNAVSINRAFTLLPSRLESQTSLDKTIFRTNLYPSEEKKCLNVKKGFASITITARRNVPSTNHALKEITSDPASSMSRSNDLLMKGPISSNFIEHDQHRRHLCNQEYYAQSYRRCGVFNSQECCSTSYPDFISNPENNNDFVRNNHHNRIYMSCVYLTTHLQFPAIVYYVDRSLSLPISQPQITDQKMHKSAMHFKINRSPSRAAPDSVYGTASRETMALHRHCLPNDNSTTIGKENKELNPVRNQPPLINDRLTDNTTSPEFLSKIESVTDPSRKIEQSKCKDGQGNEEKQPDGHPTESCTHVSNCPHIKGFKRRDSIGKTGDCCEKNMQLPTVSEKIYIILQSGKFYKNKDISPEIMSLREALEHYRPDFLCKSQKRVLQLELMAQRRKQQNQDSTMSPRSPLQKLPLKTTYDRRKFFTVPHPLSDNLFKPKERAISEKEMQQRSKRIYNTLPEVTKKKEEEEKRMISESNRMRVELFKKKLLDQIHHRNVE